The following are encoded together in the Zingiber officinale cultivar Zhangliang chromosome 8A, Zo_v1.1, whole genome shotgun sequence genome:
- the LOC122010634 gene encoding THO complex subunit 4A-like: MSGALNMSLDDIIESSNKTAGGGRGRGREASGPSRRAPNRTANRSTPYSSGKAPNSVWQHDMYSTAQAGGFPAPTTRASSIDIDTKLYISNLEFGVSNEDIKFFDYLEPKEEEEAALWSDANGVRHATFRTFMASLS, encoded by the exons ATGTCGGGCGCCCTCAACATGTCCCTCGACGACATAATCGAATCAAGCAATAAGACTGCCGGCGGCGGACGCGGGCGGGGCCGTGAGGCCAGCGGGCCGTCCCGTCGCGCGCCCAACCGAACGGCTAACCGATCCACCCCTTACTCCTCCGGGAAG GCTCCCAACTCGGTGTGGCAGCATGACATGTACTCGACGGCGCAAGCAGGCGGTTTTCCTGCTCCGACGACGAGGGCTTCCTCCATAGATATCGACACCAAGCTGTATATCTCGAATTTAGAATTCGGAGTGTCGAACGAGGACATTAAG TTTTTTGACTATCTTGAGCctaaggaggaagaggaagcagCCTTGTGGAGCGACGCTAATGGAGTGAGGCATGCAACATTTAGAACTTTCATGGCATCACTCTCGTGA